The following proteins are co-located in the Athene noctua chromosome 16, bAthNoc1.hap1.1, whole genome shotgun sequence genome:
- the TCEA2 gene encoding transcription elongation factor A protein 2 isoform X2, whose product MGGEEEIVRIARRLDKMVAKKSADGAMDLLKELKSMPMTLDLLQSTRIGMSVNALRKQSTDEEVISLAKSLIKSWKKLLDASEEKSEEKKKSLSLPTSSSKETGNSRDQSSNKRQEPPKTPTTPKITTFPPVPITCDAVRNKCREMLTTALQADDDYIAVGADCEHIAAQIEECIYQDVKNTDMKYKNRVRSRISNLKDSKNPELKKNVLCGAITPEQIAVMTSEEMASNELKEIRKAMTKEAIREHQMAKTGGTQTDLFTCGKCKKKNCTYTQVQTRSSDEPMTTFVVCNECGNRWKFC is encoded by the exons aTGGGCGGGGAGGAGGAGATCGTGCGTATCGCCAGGCGGTTGGACAAGATGGTGGCCAAGAAGAGCGCG gaTGGTGCAATGGATTTACTGAAAGAACTGAAAAGTATGCCGATGACTTTGGATTTACTGCAG TCCACCCGCATTGGGATGTCAGTAAATGCACTGAGAAAGCAGAGCACAGATGAAGAAGTGATATCGCTTGCCAAATCCCTCATCAAATCCTGGAAAAAACTTCTAG atgcttctgaggaaaaaagtgaggagaaaaagaaaagcctgtcCCTGCCAACATCTTCCTCGAAGGAGACTGGTAACTCAAGAGACCAAAG CTCCAACAAAAGGCAGGAGCCTCCGAAGACTCCGACCACCCCCAAAATCACCACCTTCCCCCCGGTGCCCATCACCTGCGACGCTGTCCGCAACAAATGCAGAGAAATGCTGACAACAGCTCTGCAGGCTGATG ATGACTACATTGCCGTTGGCGCTGACTGTGAGCACATAGCAGCCCAGATTGAAGAAT GCATATACCAAGATGTCAAGAACACCGACATGAAATACAAAAACCGAGTGAGGAGCCGCATCTCAAATCTGAAGGACTCCAAAAACCCTGAGCTGAAAAAGAATGTGCTGTGTGGGGCGATCACCCCTGAGCAGATCGCGGTGATGACCTCAGAG gaaatggcCAGTAACGAGCTGAAAGAGATCAGGAAAGCCATGACAAAAGAAGCAATCCGGGAGCATCAGATGGCCAAGACAGGAGGGACGCAGACTGACCTCTTCACCTGTGGAAAATGCAAGAAGAAGAACTGCACCTACACCCAG
- the TCEA2 gene encoding transcription elongation factor A protein 2 isoform X4: MDLLKELKSMPMTLDLLQSTRIGMSVNALRKQSTDEEVISLAKSLIKSWKKLLDASEEKSEEKKKSLSLPTSSSKETGNSRDQSSNKRQEPPKTPTTPKITTFPPVPITCDAVRNKCREMLTTALQADDDYIAVGADCEHIAAQIEECIYQDVKNTDMKYKNRVRSRISNLKDSKNPELKKNVLCGAITPEQIAVMTSEEMASNELKEIRKAMTKEAIREHQMAKTGGTQTDLFTCGKCKKKNCTYTQVQTRSSDEPMTTFVVCNECGNRWKFC, from the exons ATGGATTTACTGAAAGAACTGAAAAGTATGCCGATGACTTTGGATTTACTGCAG TCCACCCGCATTGGGATGTCAGTAAATGCACTGAGAAAGCAGAGCACAGATGAAGAAGTGATATCGCTTGCCAAATCCCTCATCAAATCCTGGAAAAAACTTCTAG atgcttctgaggaaaaaagtgaggagaaaaagaaaagcctgtcCCTGCCAACATCTTCCTCGAAGGAGACTGGTAACTCAAGAGACCAAAG CTCCAACAAAAGGCAGGAGCCTCCGAAGACTCCGACCACCCCCAAAATCACCACCTTCCCCCCGGTGCCCATCACCTGCGACGCTGTCCGCAACAAATGCAGAGAAATGCTGACAACAGCTCTGCAGGCTGATG ATGACTACATTGCCGTTGGCGCTGACTGTGAGCACATAGCAGCCCAGATTGAAGAAT GCATATACCAAGATGTCAAGAACACCGACATGAAATACAAAAACCGAGTGAGGAGCCGCATCTCAAATCTGAAGGACTCCAAAAACCCTGAGCTGAAAAAGAATGTGCTGTGTGGGGCGATCACCCCTGAGCAGATCGCGGTGATGACCTCAGAG gaaatggcCAGTAACGAGCTGAAAGAGATCAGGAAAGCCATGACAAAAGAAGCAATCCGGGAGCATCAGATGGCCAAGACAGGAGGGACGCAGACTGACCTCTTCACCTGTGGAAAATGCAAGAAGAAGAACTGCACCTACACCCAG
- the TCEA2 gene encoding transcription elongation factor A protein 2 isoform X3: MGGEEEIVRIARRLDKMVAKKSADGAMDLLKELKSMPMTLDLLQSTRIGMSVNALRKQSTDEEVISLAKSLIKSWKKLLDASEEKSEEKKKSLSLPTSSSKETETPEASNKRQEPPKTPTTPKITTFPPVPITCDAVRNKCREMLTTALQADDDYIAVGADCEHIAAQIEECIYQDVKNTDMKYKNRVRSRISNLKDSKNPELKKNVLCGAITPEQIAVMTSEEMASNELKEIRKAMTKEAIREHQMAKTGGTQTDLFTCGKCKKKNCTYTQVQTRSSDEPMTTFVVCNECGNRWKFC; the protein is encoded by the exons aTGGGCGGGGAGGAGGAGATCGTGCGTATCGCCAGGCGGTTGGACAAGATGGTGGCCAAGAAGAGCGCG gaTGGTGCAATGGATTTACTGAAAGAACTGAAAAGTATGCCGATGACTTTGGATTTACTGCAG TCCACCCGCATTGGGATGTCAGTAAATGCACTGAGAAAGCAGAGCACAGATGAAGAAGTGATATCGCTTGCCAAATCCCTCATCAAATCCTGGAAAAAACTTCTAG atgcttctgaggaaaaaagtgaggagaaaaagaaaagcctgtcCCTGCCAACATCTTCCTCGAAGGAGACTG AAACACCAGAAGC CTCCAACAAAAGGCAGGAGCCTCCGAAGACTCCGACCACCCCCAAAATCACCACCTTCCCCCCGGTGCCCATCACCTGCGACGCTGTCCGCAACAAATGCAGAGAAATGCTGACAACAGCTCTGCAGGCTGATG ATGACTACATTGCCGTTGGCGCTGACTGTGAGCACATAGCAGCCCAGATTGAAGAAT GCATATACCAAGATGTCAAGAACACCGACATGAAATACAAAAACCGAGTGAGGAGCCGCATCTCAAATCTGAAGGACTCCAAAAACCCTGAGCTGAAAAAGAATGTGCTGTGTGGGGCGATCACCCCTGAGCAGATCGCGGTGATGACCTCAGAG gaaatggcCAGTAACGAGCTGAAAGAGATCAGGAAAGCCATGACAAAAGAAGCAATCCGGGAGCATCAGATGGCCAAGACAGGAGGGACGCAGACTGACCTCTTCACCTGTGGAAAATGCAAGAAGAAGAACTGCACCTACACCCAG